Part of the Tolypothrix sp. PCC 7910 genome, AGCAGCTACCACAACCATGCGGAGGATGCTAACTCATAAACTAGAGCGAGAACGAGTGAATGGAGTTAAAGCCTTAAGAGAAGCAGTTTATTTGCAAGCCTTGCGGATTCATATTCCAAATTTATTGCAAGATGAATCATTACGGGTACGCTGTGCCGTTTTGGAAATGATTGCATCTACTCGGTTAGAAGAATACTATTCAGCATTATTAGCAGCACTATACTATAAATCCACCCGCAGCACAGCAATGCGTGCTTTAGTGCAACTAGAAAATGAAGCTCTAGAAATGCTGTTGCAATTGGCTACCAATAATTACAAACCGGAAATAGTCAGGATGTACGCTTGGCGTACCATTGGACAAATAGGCACTGCGGAAGCTGTAGATTGTTTATGGCAAAACTTAGAACAATCTTGGGGTGCTACTAGATATCATATTCTGCGTAGCCTATTGAAAATACATAAACAACCAGAAATTAAGAGTTTAGAAGATAGATTCTACGAAGGTAGAGTTGGAATTTTTATAGAACAGGAATTAAAGTTTTTAGGTGAAATCTATGCAGCTTTTATAGATTTTAATAAACAACAAACCAGCGAAGGGCAACAGTCAAAAGTAGTTTTCGACTTACTACAACGCTCCCTTGCAGAGTTAGAAATTGATGTGAGAGAAAGAATATTACTGCTATTAAAGTTGCTTTATTCCCCAGACAAAATGCAAGCAGCAGCGTTTAATCTCCGGTCTGATTCCGGCACGAATTTAGCACGAGGCTTAGAAATATTAGACCATACGATAAATTTACCTTGCAAAACATTGTTGCTGAATATGTTAGATCGGCGATCGCCTGAAGAAAAACTCTATCTTCTGGGTGCAGCTGGGTTAGGAGAATATGAAAAAATGTCAATTAGCGATCGCCTGCGTCGCTTATTAATGTTATCCAACTTCCTATCTGACTGGTGTTTAGCTTGCTGTTTTCATTTTGCGAAGGTTAGCCATATCCGCCTGACAATCCCCGAAATCATGATTTCTTTGCGCCATCCCACAGGCTTTGTCAGGGAAGCCGCTATTACCTATCTCAGCGTAGTTTCACGTCGTGTAGTTGTAGAACTACTTCCCCAACTGCAAAAAGACAAACATCCCCTGGTAGTGGCTCAAGTGAAAAATTTGATGGCAAAATATCAGCTGCAAAATCCTAAAATTACGCAGGAAGTCTAAACTGAGATTGGGTAATTGGTAATGGGTAATTGGTAATGGGTAATTGGTAATTGGTAATGGGTAATTGGTAATTGCCATTGTCCCCTTTTTCCCTCTACTCCCTCATCTTCCTCATCTCCTCAAACTTTAAAAAAACCCAACAAAGCAATTTTGGTTTTGTTGGGTCTGATAATTTATCGCAGAGAAATTACCCGCGATTGGGTTGTTAAATTTTCAGTTGCTGTTAAAACTTCTTGCCTTGCCCATTTATCTGCTGCCAAAATGTCATCTAAAGAGGGATTTTTACAGTTATCATTTTGATGGCGATCGCACACCGATTCAATACAACGGGGAATATCTAAAAAGCGAATTTTTTCTTCTAAAAATAAAGCCACAGCTTGCTCATTGGCAGCGTTCAACACAGCCGGCATGGAACCGCCAGCGCGACCCGCAGCATAAGCTAGTCGCATACAAGGATATTTTTGATGGTCTGGTTCGCGGAAGGTTAAGTTTCCAGCTTTTACCAAATCCAATCTTTCCCAATCTGTGTAAATGCGATCGGGCCAAGATAAAGCATACAGTAGGGGTAAGCGCATATCTGGCCAGCCAAGTTGGGCTAAAACTGAAGTATCTTGCAGTTCAATGAGCGAGTGAATAATACTTTGGGGATGGATAACAATCTCAATTTGGTCATAATCCATGCCAAAGAGAAAATGAGCTTCAATTACTTCTAAACCCTTATTCATCAAAGTCGCAGAATCGACTGTGATTTTCCGCCCCATCGACCAGTTAGGATGTTTGAGAGCATCGGCAACGGTAACTTCTGCTAACTTTTCTACCTCCCAATCCCGGAAAGCACCACCAGAAGCAGTGAGTAAAATTTTTCTTAACCCGCCTTTAGGTACACCTTGGAGGCATTGAAAAATTGCGGAATGTTCGGAATCAGCAGGTAGCAATTTTACGCCATGCTTTTCTACTAAAGGCAGAACTACAGGCCCACCAGCAATGAGAGTTTCTTTATTTGCTAAGGCAATATCTTTTCCTGCTTCAATCGCCGCAATTGTTGGTAGCAAACCTGCACAACCAACAATACCGGTCACAACAGTTTCGGCATCACCATAACGCGCAACTTCTATAACTCCAGCTTCGCCAGCTAGAAGAATTGGTTGCGGATCAAGGTCTTTGATTGCTGCTTGCAGCGCGGGCAATTTTTCTTCTACATAAATAGCTGCTATCTGCGGACGAAACTGCCGAATCTGAGCAGCTAACATTTCTACATTGCTCCCCGCTGCCAATCCTACAATCCGAAACTGATCTGGGTACTGGGAGACAATATCTAAAGTCTGAGTACCAATAGAGCCAGTGGAACCAACAAGAGTAATAGCTTTCACAATTGTTTAAGGATTTACAAACAATTCTCACTATAAATTGCTGAGGACTCTTAATCACAGTCATGGGCAGAATCAATGCAACTCAAGATAGAGAACTACTCTTGATTAAGAAGTCATACTGCTATCAGCCCTATTGATATCTGAACCAGGAGGATACAAGCTTCTCATTCAACAAATAGGCAAGTAGAGGAAGCAAAGGAAGCAGAGGAGGAAGAATACAATTATGGTCTTCGCCCTAAAAAATAGATAATTTAATTTCTGGAATTCCCTTAGCAGGGAGCAGAGAGGATCAAGAAATATTCTTTGAATAAATTCCCTGATTGATTCGCTGCCACTTTTTAATTCAAAATTCAGAAATATACTTTACCCGGAAATTTTGACTTTTGACTCTTGAGTACAGACGCGATTGAACGCGTCTTTGTGTCTCTTGACTTCTGTGCAGCCCTCTCTAGTTCATTCTTCCTGAGCATTGCTCAAAACAGTGTATATAAATACTATAAATTTAATCATAATTGCCTAGAATTTGTGCAATTAGTAACCGACAGCTATTACTGATTAAGAAAGGCTAATAAGATTACAAGCCTTTTTCTTTGACAGTTGATTAATTGAGTGAGTGGATGAGTGTGAGGTGTTGAATGATACTTAAAAACTTTAGAATGATAGCCATAGTTCAGAGAATGCATCAAGGAGTCGGTTGAAAAACTCAAGTCTATGGCTAAAGTTCAAATATTTATAGCAAAATCTTTATGGAAAAATGAACTCATTTTTCCGGCAGCAGTCTGGGTTTTCAGCCGAATTTTCATCTTCATAGCCATGCTGCTGCTAGCCCCACATTTATTAGATCCAACGGACGGAACGACTCCTAACTTTGGCTGGGAAGTTGTGAATGCGTGGGATAGCGTACATTATCGCTCAATAGTCACGTCTGGCTATGAGTTTGTGGATGATAGTAACCAACATAATTTGGCGTTCTTTCCCTTATTTCCCCTAAGTATCTGGCTGTTAATGAAGCTGGGCTTATCGTTTGAATTGGCAGGAACGCTGATCAATAACATCGCATTTTGCGCTGCCATGTACTGTATTTACTTTTGGGTGAAGCAGCATTGTGGAATCATCGCCGCGCAGTGGGTGACTACTGTGGTGGCTTGGTGTCCCCAAGCTATGTTTACCGGAGTGGTTTATACAGAGGGGCTGTATTTATTTTTGAGTACTGCGGCTTTGCGGGCTTTTGATTTAAAGCAATATCGCTGGACAGCTTTGTGGGGCGCACTAGCCACAGCAACACGCCCAACGGGGATGGCGCTGATTCCAGCATTGGCGATCGCATCTTGGAAACAACGTAGACCTGCGATCGCTTATGTAGCATCTTTTGCCACTGCTATTGGTATCCTGCTATTCAGCCTTTTTTGCTGGATTAAATTTGGTCACCCGTTAGCCTTCATTCAAGCGCAACGCGGATGGCGACCCTCCCTTGGGTTTGATGGGCAAGGTTGGTGGAACATGGTGATGGAAATTGCGATCGGAACATCCAATTGGCAGGATGCTTGGGTAAAAAATCCTTGGCACCCTCTGTTGTTTAGCATTATACTTGTCAGCGCTTATCCTTTATGGCGCTTCCGCAAATACTTAATTGAGACCAAGGTATTTTATGGATTGTATGCTTTAGCTGGAATATTTTTCTTTCTAGTTAACGAACAATTCATTAATAATTTCCTAAACCTATTTACAGTTTTGGGTGGCGGCTTCATTTTGTGGCGATTACGTAAGCAACTCACCCCAGTCACCACAATCTATGGCTTTTGCGGTATTGGTTTACTGTTAGCTTCTGGGGGTACGCTCTCATTGAGCCGTCTTGCTTATGGTATTGTGCCTTTAAGCGTAGGCGTAGGTGTTTTGCTATCTCGGCATTATCGCTGGGGTTATTTAACCTTGGGCTTGTTTGCTGTCTTACTTGCCAGACTATCTGTAGGCTTTGCCAAGCAAATTTGGGTAGGGTAAATATTGACGATTTTAGGGTACAGCAATGCTGTACCCTATTGATTTGGCAGCAAATGCTTAGGCGTAAACAATTGTAGACATCGCCTCTACAGCATCCGAATTTTTGCAGAAAAGGAATAGAAAGATTTTATAATTTCTGAAGAATAGATAATCATTTATGGCGAAAACTTCAGAGCAGACATTTTTTAAATTTATCAAATCTCCGCTCAATTACCCCGTTAGCGTATATTTGGGTCTTGGTATTATTTTCGCTGTGTTCATTCGGTGGATTTGTATTCCCAATAAATCAGTTGATTATAAATATTTTTTAGCGCCTTGGTATGATTTCATCGCTTCCCACGGTGGATTTAGCGCTTTAAAATATGGTTTTGCTGACTATACACCACCCTATCTCTACTGGATTTTGATTGCAACAACGCTGCTTTCTGGATTGCCAAAAATATTGGGAATTAAGCTTTTTGCCATGTCTATGGATTTTGTTTGTGCTTTTTTCACTTACAAAATCGTCAAATTAAAATATCCAGCCGGAAGAATGGCAATATTTGCTTTTTTAGCAATTATTTTAAGCCCTACAGTTATTTACAATAGTTCCCTTTGGGGGCAATGTGACGTTATCTACACAACAGGATTAGTTGCTTGTGTTTACTTTTTATCTATTTACAAGCAAATCCCAGCTTTAATCAGTTTCGGTGTAGCAGTTTCTTTTAAATTCCAAGCGATGTTTTTAGCACCTTTGCTATTAATTATGGTGCTAAAAAAAAGAGTATCTTGGTATTTTCTGCCTATAGTACCTTTGGTATATATAGTTTTAATGCTACCAGCTTGGTTTGCAGGCAGACCCATGCCAGATTTGCTGTTAGTCTACTTTAACCAAGCTAATAAATATAAGGAACTAGCGAAAGGCTCACCGAATTTATATCAATGGATTCCCAACGATTTTTATCATATTGTAGTGCCGATAGGTTTAGCTTTAACGGTAGCAGCTATGTTGCTATTGGCATATATTGTTGTTTTCAAAAATAGGCTAGAAATTACTCAAGACAGACTGATACATTTGGCAACTATATCAGTTTTGTTTATGCCCTATGTTCTGCCTAAAATGCATGAAAGATATTTTTATCCTGCAGATATCTTATCAATTATATTTGCATTTTACTTTCCCCAATATCGTTGGGTAGCGATATCGGTACAAATGGCTTCATTTTTTGGTTATCTAGGAACTCCCATATATATCAAACTATTTGCTTTTCCTTTAGGTTTTACGCTTTGGTTTATTGTGCGTCATTGTGATATGATTTATCCGAAATTGAAAGTTAAAAGTTCCTAGAGAATCATCATCAATAAATTCTAGTGGATAAAAAATTCCCCAGATTTAATACTGTTGGTGCAATTATTTTGATTAGCACTATCATCTTATTTATCTCTAGTACCCTCAGACATGAATTATTTAACTCATCTGGGGATTTAGCATTTTTTGACCAAGGAATTTACTTAATTAGTCAGGGAAAAACACCAATTTCTTCGATAATTGATTTTCATACTTTAGCAGATCATGCTGCTTGGATTTTATATTTTTTAGCTTTACTCTACAAAATTTACCCTAGTGTTTATTGGCTGTTTGCAGTACAATCTCTCGCCTTGGCGTTAGGCGCTTTACCTACATACTTGCTAGCACTACAAGCAGGTTTAGAAAAAACTCAAGCAGTCGTTATGATGGCTGTTTACCTACTATATCCAGTAGTATATAACAGCAATTTAGCTGATTTTCACCCAGATGTAATTGCTGTTCCTGCAATTTTAACAGCAATTTTCGCAGCTAGAACCAAAAGAATAATTTGGTTTTGCATTAGTATTATTTTGGTTTTGGGTTGTAAAGCTGTACTTTCCTTGACGGTGGCGGCTATGGGGGTGTGGTTACTATTTTTTGAAAAGCGGCGATTATATGGTGCGATCGCACTTTTTAGCGGTACAGCTTGGTTTTTGATTGCGAATGAGTTGATTATCCCTTTTTTTGGCGGTGAAGCAGCATTACTCAACCGCCATCTTTATCGCTATAGCTATTTAGGAAATTCATTCTCGGAAACAATAAAAATTTTACTATCACACCCAGAAGTTATTTTCAAAAATATTTTCTCGTCTATCAATTTAGAATATTTAGTTAGTTTAATAGCACCTATATTATGGGGTTTAAAACATCAATATATGTTACCTGTAATAGGTGCAATTCCTTGTATAGCATTGAATATACTTGCCGATCATCCCTCACAGAAAAATTTGGTTTTACATTACTCCTTACCAGCATTACCATTTTTAATGGTAGCGATAATTGCCAGTCTTGCAAGTGGTAAAGCCTGGATCAAGCAAAATCGAGTAATTATTTTATGGTCTTTAGTGGGGTTTTTAGTATTAGGAAAATGGGGATTATTTACCTCCAGATATCTCAGAAATGTAGATAATTGGCAAGCCACAAAAGATGCGATCGCTTTAATTAAAACTCCAGATAGCGTTTTCACGACAGATATAATTACTCCACATTTAACCCATAGAGAATTAATTAGCTTTAAATATAATCTCAACGACTTAAATAATTATCATTATATATTGCTGAATCTGCGTCATCCTGGTTGGGCAGCAAGCACAGAAGACTATCAGCATTTATACAATCAGTTGCAAACTCAGCCAGAATTCAAATTGCAATATCAGCGTGATGATGTTTATTTATTTAGTAAAATATAGTTAATTTATGGTGCAATCAGAGTAAATCCTTCAGACTCGCCTTTAACTTTACTATTACTAAGATTTATTTTCTGCATAGCATCTTTATCTAACAGTAAATAAGACTTTCTAGCTAACATTTCTTGTAAAACAGGCACAGGCGCAGCAGTAACCTTACAATCACTATAAAAATCCACACTAGGACGACCATAAGCGAAAGAAGTGTAAATTTGGGTTCCGCCTGGTACATTTGCCCGAATTAATGCGCCTACTGGCTTGGCGGGGAAAGTTTCATTTAACTCCCAAACCCAAGATTGTGAACTCATTAACAAAGCTAAAACTAAATACATCCCAGCAAATAATACTGGAATAAACTTATGGTTCTGCTGTTTAATCAACCATGCTGTCATACCCATAGTAATTGCTAAAACAATACTCATGATAATTAAACTAGGCTGTGGATCGGCAATTAAAAAGTAAGCGCAACCTCCACAAGCAACAACAAATAAGGCAGCAAATAACACAGTTAAGGCTTTCACATTCAACTTATTTTTTTGCCACATTTCAGTTAAGTTAACACCTATTGCTAAAGCTAAAAAAGGATATATCGGCATTACATACCAAGGTAGTTTTGTCCTCATCAAGGAAATAATTCCTAAATAGAAAATTGTGCCGATGAGAATTAAACAACCCCAAGCAGTTTGGCGTTTTTTCCAGCTTAAATATAAACCTCCTGGCAAAAACAACAGCCAGGGAAAACCATATTTGAGAATCTCCAGTAAATAGTACCAAGGCGGGCCAGTATTTCCTTCTACTGCTGTTCCTAGCCTATCTAAAGCTTGGGCTTGGAAATGCACTTGTAAGAATGCATCACCATAATGTTGATATTGGGCAACATACCATGCGATCGCAGGTGCATTACCTAACAACATTCCTACCCATAAATAGGGATTTTTTAATACAGTTAATTGTCTATTTACCAGAATAAATAAACCAGCAATTCCTCCTAAAACTACAACTAACATTCCCTTGGTGAGAGTAATTAGCCCTAAACAAAAACCCACACCCAAAGCAAACTTTTGATGATGACGCGCCTTCAATAAACAAAACAGCAATAATAGAAAAAACGAAATTGTCATCCCATCTAACATTGCTAATCTACCGTGACGCACCACAGGTAGCATAGTTAAGTAAACTAAAGCAGAAAACAGCGCCGGTAAACTTTCCAAAAAAACCAAACGCCCCACTATGTAAAGTAAAGGTACTCCCAAGGCTGTTAACACCGCACCAGGAAACCTAGTGGTAAATTCTTGCACTCCTGCGATGTCGTAACACAGTGCAATTAACCACTGCATTAAAGGTGGTTTTAATAAAAATGGTTCTCCTTGAAGAGTAGGGTAAAGCCAATTCCCATTGCGATAAATTTCTCTAGCGACAATCGCATAAGTACCTTCATCCCAGTCTCGTAAGGGTAAATTCCCTAAAAATATCAGCCACAAAACTAGGGAAGCTGCTAATAAAGCTAATAACCATTCTTTATCTGTGAATGGGCGCATATTTTAAAGGTGAATTAACGGCAAAAATTTCATAATATTTGTGACTGTTTTTAGAGTCTTTAATTCGGGTACATCTGGTTTAAGTTTTTCTGCGATCGCTAATTTTGGTTCTGCTTGTCTAGGTTGAAAGTTATATAAATAAACAAACGCTAAATAAAGCCATGCATAGGGATTTTTGGCATCATATTTAGTTATTTCTGTTAAATTTTGAATTAATTCTGGAACTTGGCGCTGTAAAAGTTGCGATAGAGCTAGAGTATAACGCCAATTCACGTTATTTGGTTCATTTTGTAAATAATATTTAGCCGCTAATTCAGTTTGTTTTAAATAGTCTTGGGTAGGGTCATATTGATTAAAATTATCTATTTGCACAAAGATATTCTCTAGCTTTCCTTGTTGGAACTCTAGGGCTAATTTTGACAATCTAGATATTAAATCCAATGCTGGTGATTTTCCTATATTCCCTCTATCTGTCACATCTAAATTAATATTAGGAATATTTAAAGGAGTAACTTTATCATTTCTTCTATCTAAATACAGGGCTGATAGTTGATATTTGCCTATTGGTATTGATCTAGGGACAAATGTAGCTAGATTCTCATTTACTTGAAAACTACCTTTAGGATGGCATTTAAGACCACAATATAAATTGCCTAAAGCAATTGCATGATCGTGATACCAAACCGATTGACCGTTTTGCCATTTTAAAAGTAACAATCCATTTTGCAAATCATCCCATGAACCTGTTATTTGATAACTAATAGGATTATTTTGTCCTACAACTAACTGATTTGCTATTATTACCTGCTTTAAAGTAACGGGAGAATCACTATTATTTAATTTGTTAATGACTACAGATGGATTTATGCGGTGATATAGCCGTAATTTATCACCATTAGGCAATACCCAATCTGACTTTAATTTTAAATCAGGAGAAGATTCTACCAAAGATTTTAATTTGCGTTTAGTTTCGCCCCTTTCACCTGGTTCCTCTGGTTCATTATCTCTGGTAACATACCACGAAAAATATTGTAAATCTTGCTCTACTTGAGATAATTTAGTAGTTAATTTTCGTCCATAAACGCGAAAATCAGCTAATGTGCCGAAATAATCTAAAGTAAATTCATTAACTTGAGGAGTAGAAACTGGGATTATTCCTAAAGTTGATCTTAAGTAGGGATTGCTTTGGTTAATTGTATCGATTAATTGAGTTAGGGGATATTTTTTACCCTCATTATTAGGTAAATGCCTTCCTCCCCATGCTTGAATTAGGGGTAAGGGAAATAAATTGTTGAGTAAAACTACCCCGCTTAGTCCAATAGCTATGAATCTAATTCTATCAAACCATATATTTTCAATTAAATTAAATAAGTAAGCTAAAATTAAACTAATTACAGGAAAACAAGGCAAAATAAATCTAATATCTTTATTTGTGCCCAGCGAACAAAGTATATAACTACTGAATAAGAAAATTAATAACCAATTTAAACCGGGTTTATTGCATATAGCTGTAATTGCTTCCTGATTAAATTTGTTTTTAATTAGATAAACTATGAGAATACCAATGCCTACAAATAATATTGGTAATCCAACGCCATCAAGTATCATATTCGGATAAACTAACCATCCAGCAATAGTTGTGGGTGGCGGATCGCCTTCTGCTTTACCAACATTGTTAGCATTTAATGCAGAGGTAATAATTGTTAACCAATTTAAACCGTACCAAAAACCACAAATTAACCAAGTGACAATTAAAGCTAAACCAGTTTGTAGAAGTTTAATATATTTACGGTTTTTAATAAAGCTAATAACTGTCCAAATGCTAGGTATTAAAATAAAAATAAATCCTGTGGGTTTAGCTAGCATGAGCAATCCTAGACATAATCCTAAGCCTAGGGTTAATATCAATGAATAAAAACCTGTATAGATATTTTTCCAAATGGTTAAAATTGCAAAAGTTAAAATAACAAGTGCCGTTAAACCGTAATCTAATAAATAGTCTGTCCGCATAATTCCTAAAATAGGAAATATCAGACAAAATATACTGGCGGTTAGGCTAATCTTGCGACTCTCAAATAAATAATTGCCTAAATGATATACGGATACAATAATTATTGCGGTAAACAATAAATTAACTAAACCAGCTTGATCGTATCCTGTACCAAATAGTAATAAAAAAGGTACAGTAAAAATATAAACAAAAGGTGCGCGGTAACTAGGGGTGAGTTGCCATAAAGATAACCACCAATCACCTGAAAAAATATTAAAATTATGAAAAATTCTATAATGATGTAATGCTGTTGTTAAATGGGCACTTTGATCATAAGAGGGAATAGATTCATCTAAAAAAAACCACGTTCTATCTATAATGAACGCTAACAACCAAATTATTAATAATATGAAATAATCTTTATTAATTTGAGAAGAATTAGAAGAAGCCATATTGATTAAAAAAATTTACCCAAGATTGATCATCTGCTACAAACATAGATTTATATTTTCAATAGCCCTCATGATATAGACTTAGCATTTCTTTTATAGCGGTTCTCATATTGGTGAGGTACAGCAATAACAAATTAACCGCCGATAAATTGGTACTCTACTATACTAGGAAACGTTATAACGATTCGTAGCCAGTAATTTAGTCCTGAGGCAATCATGACTTTAGACTTGTAGTGATACCAATTTAAAAAATAATTGCGGCAGATGGATTGGCAGAAATCTGATATAGAGAGTAATTTTCAATCCAAAATCTAAAATCCAAAATGATATGGCTTCCCCTATATTATTGCTGACTACGAACTCATCAAGATTGTTGTTGAGCATTCACCCCTGGCTTTTTTCCTATGGAGAGCATTTTAGTACTGAACTGACACATAAGTGGCGATCGCATCTC contains:
- a CDS encoding mannosyltransferase family protein, whose product is MAKVQIFIAKSLWKNELIFPAAVWVFSRIFIFIAMLLLAPHLLDPTDGTTPNFGWEVVNAWDSVHYRSIVTSGYEFVDDSNQHNLAFFPLFPLSIWLLMKLGLSFELAGTLINNIAFCAAMYCIYFWVKQHCGIIAAQWVTTVVAWCPQAMFTGVVYTEGLYLFLSTAALRAFDLKQYRWTALWGALATATRPTGMALIPALAIASWKQRRPAIAYVASFATAIGILLFSLFCWIKFGHPLAFIQAQRGWRPSLGFDGQGWWNMVMEIAIGTSNWQDAWVKNPWHPLLFSIILVSAYPLWRFRKYLIETKVFYGLYALAGIFFFLVNEQFINNFLNLFTVLGGGFILWRLRKQLTPVTTIYGFCGIGLLLASGGTLSLSRLAYGIVPLSVGVGVLLSRHYRWGYLTLGLFAVLLARLSVGFAKQIWVG
- the dxr gene encoding 1-deoxy-D-xylulose-5-phosphate reductoisomerase: MKAITLVGSTGSIGTQTLDIVSQYPDQFRIVGLAAGSNVEMLAAQIRQFRPQIAAIYVEEKLPALQAAIKDLDPQPILLAGEAGVIEVARYGDAETVVTGIVGCAGLLPTIAAIEAGKDIALANKETLIAGGPVVLPLVEKHGVKLLPADSEHSAIFQCLQGVPKGGLRKILLTASGGAFRDWEVEKLAEVTVADALKHPNWSMGRKITVDSATLMNKGLEVIEAHFLFGMDYDQIEIVIHPQSIIHSLIELQDTSVLAQLGWPDMRLPLLYALSWPDRIYTDWERLDLVKAGNLTFREPDHQKYPCMRLAYAAGRAGGSMPAVLNAANEQAVALFLEEKIRFLDIPRCIESVCDRHQNDNCKNPSLDDILAADKWARQEVLTATENLTTQSRVISLR
- a CDS encoding glycosyltransferase family 39 protein: MRPFTDKEWLLALLAASLVLWLIFLGNLPLRDWDEGTYAIVAREIYRNGNWLYPTLQGEPFLLKPPLMQWLIALCYDIAGVQEFTTRFPGAVLTALGVPLLYIVGRLVFLESLPALFSALVYLTMLPVVRHGRLAMLDGMTISFFLLLLFCLLKARHHQKFALGVGFCLGLITLTKGMLVVVLGGIAGLFILVNRQLTVLKNPYLWVGMLLGNAPAIAWYVAQYQHYGDAFLQVHFQAQALDRLGTAVEGNTGPPWYYLLEILKYGFPWLLFLPGGLYLSWKKRQTAWGCLILIGTIFYLGIISLMRTKLPWYVMPIYPFLALAIGVNLTEMWQKNKLNVKALTVLFAALFVVACGGCAYFLIADPQPSLIIMSIVLAITMGMTAWLIKQQNHKFIPVLFAGMYLVLALLMSSQSWVWELNETFPAKPVGALIRANVPGGTQIYTSFAYGRPSVDFYSDCKVTAAPVPVLQEMLARKSYLLLDKDAMQKINLSNSKVKGESEGFTLIAP
- a CDS encoding DUF2079 domain-containing protein, coding for MDKKFPRFNTVGAIILISTIILFISSTLRHELFNSSGDLAFFDQGIYLISQGKTPISSIIDFHTLADHAAWILYFLALLYKIYPSVYWLFAVQSLALALGALPTYLLALQAGLEKTQAVVMMAVYLLYPVVYNSNLADFHPDVIAVPAILTAIFAARTKRIIWFCISIILVLGCKAVLSLTVAAMGVWLLFFEKRRLYGAIALFSGTAWFLIANELIIPFFGGEAALLNRHLYRYSYLGNSFSETIKILLSHPEVIFKNIFSSINLEYLVSLIAPILWGLKHQYMLPVIGAIPCIALNILADHPSQKNLVLHYSLPALPFLMVAIIASLASGKAWIKQNRVIILWSLVGFLVLGKWGLFTSRYLRNVDNWQATKDAIALIKTPDSVFTTDIITPHLTHRELISFKYNLNDLNNYHYILLNLRHPGWAASTEDYQHLYNQLQTQPEFKLQYQRDDVYLFSKI